Proteins encoded by one window of Asterias rubens chromosome 18, eAstRub1.3, whole genome shotgun sequence:
- the LOC117302500 gene encoding A disintegrin and metalloproteinase with thrombospondin motifs adt-1-like, translated as MHLDGTGQTLTLSPVLAGDMLESLFIAEVGPVKDDDSNHDSYTIDDMEVFDLNTEKLHPSSRMVYFALETKAIELGPFIRGDPLKIDINDFLEVHHKETHYRWAIEGAIQSVVRLNTPLDHEVVPILTINGLDDDLLGTVIIGTVYGKRDGVPGRVSIGSQRFLIKKDTSRSCQGLPTNRTCTCNPGYELADVACKDVDECQLGTRRCLPNSTCVNTPGSYRCDCPMGYHGDGISGCQDTDECVTSIALCDDNAVCVNTLGSYRCICHEGFIGDGFDCLAISEWTSWSLWSSCLGSCGRSSRMRYRDCSHPESGMICEGPSVDTEPCESKPCPVDGGWGEWSPWSVCSKSCGGHREKVRACDNPSPTDGGLFCIGEMYQINGCESRSECPVFPRLLKVNGGWSQWSVWSLCSTSCGPGLQSRRRHCGRATSLDDVRNPCDGNPTEMRECDRDFQTCFDALMGVKWGEWEHWSTCSQSCGIGRRLRSRQCLTKGRSLGPGCSGANQEQQPCLRSKC; from the exons ATGCACCTCGATGGCACGGGGCAGACGCTCACTCTCTCCCCGGTGCTGGCCGGTGATATGTTGGAATCACTGTTTATAGCGGAGGTTGGTCCAGttaaagatgatgatagtaaccACGATTCGTACACTATCGATGACATGGAGGTGTTCGATCTAAACACGGAGAAATTACATCCGTCGAGCAGGATGGTCTACTTTGCTCTTGAGACGAAAGCAATAG AACTTGGGCCATTTATTCGGGGAGATCCCCTTAAAATTGACATAAACGACTTCTTAGAAGTTCATCACAAAGAAACGCACTATCGTTGGGCGATAGAGGGCGCCATCCAATCTGTTGTTCGTCTGAACACTCCGCTGGACCACGAGGTGGTCCCGATTCTTACAATAAATGGCTTGGATGACGATCTGCTTGGAACAGTGATTATAGGAACGGTTTATGGAAAGAGAGACGGGGTACCAGGCAGGGTTTCTATCGGCTCACAGAGATTTCTCATTAAGAAAG ATACGAGTCGATCCTGCCAGGGGCTGCCAACGAACAGAACCTGTACTTGTAACCCTGGGTACGAGCTAGCCGATGTTGCATGCAAAG ATGTAGATGAATGTCAGTTAGGCACCAGACGATGTCTCCCTAACTCTACATGCGTGAATACCCCAGGATCGTACCGCTGTGATTGCCCAATGGGTTACCACGGAGATGGCATCAGTGGCTGTCAAG ATACTGATGAATGCGTGACTTCCATTGCTCTATGTGACGATAACGCAGTTTGTGTTAACACACTTGGATCATACCGGTGCATTTGTCATGAGGGATTCATTGGCGATGGATTTGATTGCTTAG CTATCAGCGAATGGACGTCTTGGTCACTCTGGTCTTCTTGTTTAGGTTCATGCGGGAGGTCATCGCGCATGCGCTATCGTGACTGCTCCCACCCGGAGAGTGGAATGATTTGTGAAGGGCCGTCGGTAGACACCGAGCCATGTGAGAGCAAGCCGTGTCCAG TGGACGGTGGATGGGGTGAGTGGTCGCCGTGGTCTGTATGCAGCAAGTCTTGTGGCGGTCACAGGGAGAAAGTCCGGGCATGTGATAACCCCTCACCTACCGATGGGGGGTTGTTCTGCATCGGGGAGATGTACCAAATCAACGGCTGCGAGTCACGCTCAGAATGCCCAG TATTCCCGCGATTGCTGAAAGTCAACGGCGGATGGTCCCAGTGGTCCGTTTGGTCGCTTTGCTCGACATCGTGTGGCCCGGGTTTACAAAGTCGACGACGGCATTGCGGTAGGGCGACCTCTCTCGATGATGTCCGTAACCCTTGTGATGGTAACCCAACTGAGATGCGGGAATGTGACAGGGATTTCCAGACGTGCTTTGATGCTT TGATGGGTGTGAAATGGGGTGAATGGGAACACTGGAGTACATGTTCACAGTCTTGCGGGATAGGGCGGCGTCTTCGATCCCGTCAGTGTCTTACAAAGGGCCGCTCCCTCGGGCCTGGATGCAGCGGGGCTAACCAGGAGCAACAACCGTGCCTTCGGAGTAAATGTTGA